In Melanotaenia boesemani isolate fMelBoe1 chromosome 16, fMelBoe1.pri, whole genome shotgun sequence, the following proteins share a genomic window:
- the mgme1 gene encoding mitochondrial genome maintenance exonuclease 1 yields the protein MFLLKRVLFIGGIIVPHSTSLSVSHFSACHCVAAPKRNSPYSSVDSERYSSLVKTVMSSRVSSQIPETLLEEDEHVYGPVVKAHLPSQTEMRVPKTLHPFLNSERTLETEEPESGPPTRILFNRGQGRSAPSVTRVLQQTLSPEQIFYLERWKRRMVSELGEEGFKEYSQNVFRQGKLFHSALEDILTSCSSWENRNTSETPQYAPEVQGYMESIAHILEDVRAVRAIESTVQHGILNYLGIVDCVARYRGVLCVIDWKTSEKPKPFLSNTYDNPIQVAAYAGALNNDENYKYQVENGLIVVAYKDGSPAHAHQLNSELMSEYWKTWLLRLENFTEQRSSHKSSTSSEKR from the exons ATGTTCCTTCTTAAACGTGTTTTGTTCATTGGAGGCATTATTGTCCCCCATAGCACCTCCCTCTCTGTCAGCCACTTTTCTGCTTGTCATTGTGTAGCAGCTCCCAAAAGAAACAGTCCATACAGCTCAGTGGACAGTGAGCGCTACTCTTCTCTAGTTAAAACCGTCATGTCCTCCAGGGTCAGCTCACAAATCCCCGAGACCCTCCTAGAGGAGGACGAGCACGTTTATGGACCTGTTGTCAAAGCTCACCTGCCATCACAAACCGAGATGAGGGTACCTAAAACCCTACATCCTTTCTTGAACTCTGAACGGACTTTAGAAACCGAGGAGCCAGAATCAGGACCTCCAACACGGATTTTGTTCAATCGGGGACAGGGGAGATCTGCACCGAGTGTAACGCGCGTTCTTCAGCAGACTCTTTCTCCAGAGCAAATCTTCTACTTGGAGAGATGGAAGAGGAGGATGGTTTCAGAGCTTGGAGAGGAAGGCTTTAAAGAATATAGTCAAA ATGTGTTCAGACAAGGCAAGCTTTTCCATTCAGCTCTAGAGGACATTTTGACATCATGTTCATCATGGGAGAACAGAAATACCTCAGAGACACCACAGTATGCACCTGAAGTGCAAGGGTACATGGAGAGCATCGCTCACATACTGGAGGATGTCCGTGCAGTGAGGGCCATTGAAAGCACTGTGCAACATGGCATCCTAAACTACTTGGGAATTGTTGATTGTGTTGCTCGATACAG GGGTGTACTCTGTGTTATTGACTGGAAGACTTcagaaaaacccaaaccatTCTTGAGCAACACATATGACAACCCTATTCAAGTGGCAGCTTATGCTGGGGCTTTAAACAATGATGAAAACTACAAATACCAG GTTGAAAATGGACTCATTGTTGTTGCCTACAAGGATGGCTCACCAGCCCACGCTCACCAGCTCAACTCAGAGCTGATGTCAGAGTACTGGAAAACCTGGCTTTTGCGTCTTGAGAACTTCACAGAACAAAG atcCAGTCATAAATCAAGCACTTCTTCGGAAAAGAGATGA
- the si:dkey-76k16.6 gene encoding glycine N-acyltransferase, protein MELTGDQLKIAEIELRRYLPRSHQVYGFLVIRNRLRSDPVKVLVDRWPKFNVIVCRPQCKQKFDLFKDTQLFANDETILEEMMRNPSVIDWSKYFCIGTSLPHMEIVKAVAAEKNVPVTKLAVCHMMILEDVSKLPSIDCSGISLSSLNETHLGLVNQTWKFAKNQEATGMIRNMITNFPSCCVLDAEGKPVSWILTYASCAVGMLYTLPEHRGKGYAKVLISSMAKRLQAQGYPVYCFIEVENRVSNQLFKSMGFTEDPSHRETWFGFNDF, encoded by the exons ATGGAACTGACCGGAGATCAGCTAAAAATCGCTGAGATCGAACTGAGAAGATACTTGCCTCGTTCACACCAG GTTTACGGTTTCTTGGTCATCAGGAACAGGTTGAGATCAGACCCCGTCAAGGTTTTAGTGGACAGATGGCCAAAGTTCAATGTAATCGTCTGCAGACCACAGTGTAAACAG aagTTTGATCTCTTCAAAGATACCCAGCTTTTTGCAAACGATGAAACTATACTAGAAGAAATGATGAGAAATCCTTCTGTTATTGACTGGAGCAAGTACTTTTGCATTG GGACCAGTCTTCCCCACATGGAAATAGTCAAAGCAGTCGCTGCAGAAAAGAATGTGCCCGTCACCAAACTGGCAGTATGTCATATGATGATACTGGAGGATGTATCCAAGCTTCCCTCCATAGACTG TTCAGGGATCTCACTGAGCTCCCTGAATGAAACACACCTTGGCTTGGTGAATCAGACATGGAAGTTTGCAAAGAACCAGGAGGCTACTGGAATGATCCGCAACATGATTACAAACTTCCCCTCCTGCTGTGTGCTGGATGCTGAAGGAAAGCCGGTGTCCTGGATCCTGACTTATGCTTCCTGTGCCGTGGGAATGCTGTACACTCTGCCAGAGCACAGAGGGAAAGGCTATGCCAAAGTCCTGATCAGCAGCATGGCCAAGAGACTCCAGGCTCAAGGGTACCCAGTGTACTGCTTCATAGAGGTAGAGAACAGGGTCTCCAATCAACTATTTAAAAGCATGGGCTTCACTGAAGACCCCTCACACAGGGAAACATGGTTTGGTTTCAATGATTTTTAA
- the snx5 gene encoding sorting nexin-5, with protein MTSLDESNKEKLRSVSVDLNNDASLLIDIPDALCERDKVKFTVHTKTTLSCFQKPEFSVPRQHEDFIWLHDTLVETEDYAGLIIPPAPPKPDFESPRDKMHKLGEGEATMTKEEYTKMKQELEAEYLAVFKKTVQVHEVFLQRLSSHPNLSKDRNFQIFLEYDQDLSVRRKNAKEMFGGFFKNMVKSADEVLISGVKEVDDFFEQEKTFLLDYYSKIKDSTVKAEKMTRSHKNIADDYIHISATLNSVSADDSTANKKTMEKFSELFEKLRKVEGRVASDQELKLTELLRYYMRDIQAAKDLLYRRARALADYENSNKALDKARLKSKDIPQAEENQQHCLQKFDKLSESGKKELTSFKGRRVVAFRKNLIEMAELEIKHAKNNVSFLQGCIELLKSN; from the exons ATGACATCCCTAGACGAAAGTAATAAGGAAAAG ctgCGCTCTGTGTCTGTGGACTTAAACAATGATGCCTCTCTTCTCATTGATATCCCTGATGCTCTCTGTGAAAGGGACAAAGTCAAATTCACAGTCCATACAAAG aCCACACTTAGCTGTTTCCAGAAGCCAGAATTCTCTGTTCCAAGGCAGCATGAAGACTTCATCTGGCTCCATGACACCCTGGTTGAAACTGAAGACTATGCTGGCCTTATA ATCCCACCAGCACCTCCAAAGCCTGATTTTGAAAGCCCAAGAGATAAGATGCACAAACTGGGGGAAGGTGAAGCCACCATGACCAAGGAGGAGTACACTAAAATGAAGCAGGAGCTGGAGGC TGAATACCTGGCTGTGTTCAAAAAAACTGTCCAAGTTCATGAAGTCTTCCTGCAGAGATTGTCGTCTCACCCAAATTTAAGCAAAGACAGAAACTTCCAGATTTTCTTAGAGTATGACCAGGAT CTCAGTGTGAGGAGAAAAAATGCCAAGGAAATGTTTGGAGGGTTCTTTAAAAACATGGTAAAGTCAGCTGACGAGGTTCTCATCTCAGGAGTAAAG GAAGTGGATGACTTTTTTGAGCAGGAGAAAACATTCTTGCTTGACTACTACAGCAAGATAAAAGATTCCACCGTCAAAGCAGAGAAAATGACCCGTTCACACAAAA ATATTGCTGATGATTACATTCACATTTCTGCCACTTTGAACAGTGTCTCTGCTGATGATAGTACAGCCAATAAGAA GACCATGGAGAAGTTTTCAGAGCTCTTTGAGAAGCTCAGA AAAGTGGAGGGAAGAGTAGCATCTGACCAGGAGCTGAAACTCACAGAGCTGCTAAGATACTACATGAGGGACATCCAGGCTGCTAAG GACCTTCTATACAGACGAGCCCGGGCACTGGCTGACTATGAGAACTCTAACAAGGCTTTGGATAAGGCCCGACTGAAGAGTAAAGACATTCCCCAGGCAGAGGAAAACCAGCAGCACTGCCTGCAGAAGTTTGACAAGCTCTCAGAATCTGGGAAGAAAG AACTGACAAGTTTCAAGGGCAGACGCGTTGTGGCCTTCAGAAAGAACCTCATTGAAATGGCGGAGCTTGAGATAAAACATGCCAAG AACAACGTGTCTTTCTTGCAAGGATGCATTGAGCTGCTCAAGAGCAACTGA